A window of Oncorhynchus keta strain PuntledgeMale-10-30-2019 chromosome 27, Oket_V2, whole genome shotgun sequence contains these coding sequences:
- the LOC118359886 gene encoding lysine-specific demethylase 5C-like isoform X2, translating to MAMEGEDFVPPPECPVFEPSWEEFQDPLGYIAKIRPIAEKSGICKIRPPADWQPPFAVEVDSFRFTPRIQRLNELEAETRVKLNYLDRIAKFWEIQGSSLKIPNIERRILDLFSLSKVVIEEGGFDIVSKERRWARVAQKLGYPPGKNIGSLLRSHYERIVYPFEVFHTGASLPTKPKLYDGEEVHREYKPHSIPLRQSVQPSKTSSYGRRANRLQPDGPEDSAPYPLSTGSQHISTSPDPTEEDIEKNPELKKLQIYGAGPKMMGLGLVPRNKSIPKKEELPQTVTVRAAAPAVQVKEQPGEVKEKGGDGSTTTMAPPPSDATIKIEVKKEEEKHEGGAAHDSGDQDSGENGDGPCTKMTMRLRRNLGNPQFVDSFVCRMCGRGDEDEKLLLCDGCDDNYHTFCLLPPLTEAPKGNWRCPKCVAEECKRPAEAFGFEQATREYTLQSFGEMADTFKADYFNMPVHMVPTELVEREFWRLVSSIEEDVTVEYGADIHSKEFGSGFPMNNGMKNLSQEEADYARSGWNLNVMPVLEQSLLCHINADISGMKVPWLYVGMVFSAFCWHIEDHWSYSINYLHWGEPKTWYGVPSVAAEQLEEVMKKLTPELFEFQPDLLHQLVTIMNPNILMAHGVPVVRTNQCAGEFVITFPRAYHSGFNQGYNFAEAVNFCTADWLPAGRSCIEHYRRLRRYCVFSHEELTCKMAACPEKLDLNLAAATHREMFSIVQEERELRKGLLERGITEAEREAFELLPDDERQCDNCKTTCFLSALACSNCTERLVCLYHTQDLCNCPTDKLYLRYRYTLDELLAMLHRLKVRAESFDSWANRVKEALEQEEGNKTGVTDLEVLKAEAAEKKFPDNELLQRLNTTLTDTQHCQQTSTELLNKTLTRRMTLAELKALVEKMENLPCVISQLEDVQAVLRTIEEFQTQAQALVSDRDWRRDAPPPEQLQALLEQGAGLPVDAPECELLKGMQEQSRWLGEVRRTMGPEGSEVTLVVLRSLMEAGCIVPQSVSVETAMAELQELLTIAERWEEKAQICLEQRQKHPLSTLEAIVNEAQLIPVKLPNILSLRGCLSRARAWVTDLEEIQNGEHYPCLDDLEGLVAIGRDLPVRMEELRQLELQVASAHSWRDKASKTFLKKSSQHSLLQVLCPCVEKRKARGEETGCLDDTDTNTLGLSAQDLRDPGAIVMAFKEGEHQEKEALLRLQQDNLSKPGVEKKEKEVKTEQEDKENGGGRWGEDPMELDTALHSENCGKGNGDSNHTTTGSASPPQSVCVCGRAPRPPLLRCHLCKDWFHGGCVPFPSLLLPSAPPTNPLCWWDWDSRFLCPRCQRSRRPRLETILALLVALQRLPVRLPEGEALQCLTERAITWQGRAKEALDSPEIQGALEKLQELKQKQPHREGEEEEDGKKGNSESVIVLSDSEGGEGEGVIDLTEENSPKKTPKKEMNGGTQAGCENGISRYNVTGVGSLLPLVPSLKGPVIELSLTTRTQLEELQLEGDLLEVSLDQTSTIHRVLQAASEPQRHTLQTLILIELQEQKGAGRGGRAKDKRKRKSQRGDTGAEGGPRSQDTSESKKTRPLNHIPIQTHPEIL from the exons AT GGCGATGGAGGGGGAAGATTTTGTGCCTCCTCCGGAGTGCCCAGTGTTCGAGCCGTCATGGGAGGAGTTTCAGGATCCCCTGGGCTACATTGCCAAGATCCGTCCAATTGCAGAGAAGTCTGGAATCTGCAAGATTCGTCCTCCTGCT GACTGGCAGCCACCCTTTGCTGTGGAGGTGGATAGCTTCCGCTTCACACCCCGTATACAGAGACTCAATGAGCTGGAG GCGGAGACACGAGTCAAGCTAAACTACTTGGACCGGATCGCCAAATTCTGGGAGATCCAGGGATCCTCTCTCAAGATCCCGAACATCGAGAGGCGCATCCTGGACCTCTTCAGCCTGTCCAAG GTTgtgatagaggagggagggtttGATATAGTCAGCAAGGAGAGGCGCTGGGCTCGCGTGGCCCAGAAGCTTGGCTACCCTCCAGGCAAGAACATTGGCTCCCTCCTGCGCTCACACTACGAGAGGATTGTCTACCCCTTTGAGGTGTTCCACACTGGTGCCAGCCTGCCG ACTAAGCCAAAGCTATATGATGGAGAGGAGGTGCATAGAGAATACAAGCCCCACTCCATCCCCCTACGCCAGTCTGTCCAGCCCTCCAAGACGAGCAGCTACGGACGCAGAGCCAATCGTCTCCAGCCAGAC GGTCCAGAGGATTCtgccccctaccctctctccactggctctCAACACATCTCTACATCG CCTGATCCCACAGAGGAGGACATAGAGAAGAATCCAGAGCTGAAGAAACTACAGATTTACGGTGCAGGGCCTAAGATGATGGGGCTAGGACTGGTGCCCAGGAATAAGAGCATTCCCAAGAAAG AAGAGCTGCCTCAGACTGTGACTGTCCGGGCTGCAGCTCCTGCTGTCCAGGTCAAGGAGCAGCCAGGGGAGGtcaaagagaaaggaggagatggCAGCACAACCACAATGGCTCCTCCTCCCTCTGATGCCACGATAAAGATTGAGgtgaagaaagaggaagagaaacatGAAGGTGGAGCAGCTCATGACAGCGGGGACCAAGACAGTGGTGAAAACGGTGACGGGCCCTGCACCAAGATGACCATGAGGCTGAGACGTAACCTCGGCAACCCTCAGTTT GTGGATTCGTTTGTGTGCCGGATGTGTGGCCGTGGCGACGAGGATGAGAAGCTCCTGCTGTGTGACGGTTGTGATGACAACTACCACACCTTCTGTCTGCTGCCCCCTCTCACTGAGGCCCCCAAGGGCAACTGGCGCTGTCCAAAATGTGTGGCTGAG GAGTGTAAAAGGCCAGCGGAGGCCTTTGGTTTTGAGCAGGCTACTAGGGAATACACCCTGCAGAGTTTTGGGGAGATGGCCGACACCTTCAAAGCAGACTACTTCAACATGCCTGTCCAT ATGGTTCCAACAGagctggtggagagagagttctgGCGGTTGGTCAGTAGTATAGAGGAGGACGTGACAGTGGAGTATGGAGCCGACATCCACTCTAAAGAGTTTGGCAGTGGATTCCCCATGAACAACGGCATGAAGAACCTCTCACAAGAGGAAGCG GACTATGCCCGGAGCGGCTGGAACCTGAACGTGATGCCAGTTCTGGAGCAGTCCCTGCTGTGCCACATCAACGCAGACATCTCTGGCATGAAGGTGCCCTGGCTCTATGTGGGCATGGTCTTCTCCGCTTTCTGCTGGCACATCGAAGACCACTGGAGCTACTCCATCAACTACCTGCACTG GGGTGAGCCTAAGACGTGGTATGGGGTTCCCTCTGTAGCAGCAGAGCAGTTAGAGGAGGTGATGAAGAAGCTGACCCCAGAGCTGTTTGAGTTCCAGCCTGACCTCCTCCACCAGCTGGTCACTATTATGAACCCCAACATCCTCATGGCTCACGGGGTCCCg GTTGTGCGCACCAACCAATGTGCTGGCGAGTTTGTCATCACTTTCCCCAGAGCCTACCACAGCGGCTTCAATCAGGGATACAACTTTGCTGAAGCTGTAAACTTTTGCACTGCAGACTGG CTGCCCGCAGGCCGCTCCTGTATCGAGCACTACCGTCGTCTGAGACGGTACTGTGTTTTCTCCCACGAGGAGCTGACCTGTAAGATGGCCGCCTGCCCAGAGAAGCTAGACCTCAACCTGGCCGCTGCCACGCACAGAGAGATGTTCAGCATCGTCCAGGAGGAGAGGGAGCTACGCAAGGGCTTGCTGGAGAGG ggCATcacagaggctgagagggaggCGTTTGAGCTGCTACCTGATGATGAGAGGCAGTGTGATAATTGCAAGACCACCTGCTTCCTGTCGGCCCTGGCCTGTTCAAACTGCACTGAACGCCTCGTCTGTCTCTACCACACTCAGGACCTCTGTAACTGCCCCACAGACAAACTCTACCTCAG gtacaggtacacacTGGATGAGCTGCTGGCCATGTTACACCGGCTCAAAGTGCGAGCTGAGTCGTTTGATTCCTGGGCCAACAGAGTGAAAGAGGCTCTGGAGCAGGAAGAGGGCAACAAGACAG GTGTCACGGATCTGGAGGTGCTGAAGGCAGAGGCAGCAGAGAAGAAGTTTCCTGACAACGAGCTGCTCCAGAGACTCAACACTACCCTCACTGACACACAGCACTGTCAGCAGACCAGCACTGAGCTCCTCAACAAGACACTGACCAG GAGGATGACCCTTGCTGAACTCAAGGCtctagtggagaagatggagaacCTGCCCTGTGTGATAAGCCAGCTTGAGGACGTACAG GCGGTCCTGCGTACGATAGAGGAATTCCAGACTCAGGCCCAGGCTCTAGTAAGCGACAGGGACTGGCGGCGAGACGCCCCTCCCCCAGAGCAGCTTCAGGCCCTGTTGGAGCAGGGGGCTGGCTTACCTGTCGATGCCCCTGAGTGTGAGCTCCTGAAGGGGATGCAGGAGCAGAGCCGCTGGCTAGGCGAGGTGCGCCGGACCATGGGTCCCGAGGGGAGTGAGGTGACCCTGGTGGTCCTCAGGAGCCTGATGGAGGCGGGCTGCATCGTGCCCCAGAGCGTCTCTGTGGAAACGGCCATGGCAGAGCTGCAGGAGCTGCTGACGATAGCAGAACGCTGGGAGGAGAAGGCCCAGATCTGTTTGGAGCAACG GCAGAAGCACCCTCTGTCCACCTTGGAGGCCATAGTGAACGAGGCCCAGCTCATCCCAGTCAAGCTGCCCAACATCCTGTCTCTCCGGGGCTGTCTGAGCCGGGCCAGGGCCTGGGTCACTGACCTGGAGGAGATCCAG aatGGGGAGCACTACCCGTGTCTGGATGACCTGGAGGGCCTGGTGGCGATAGGGAGAGACCTGCCAGTCAGGATGGAGGAGCTGAGGCAGCTGGAGCTGCAGGTAGCCAGCGCCCACTCCTGGAGAGACAAGGCCTCCAAGACCTTCCTGAAGAAGAGCAGCCAGCACAGCCTGCTACAG GTGTTGTGTCCGTGCGTGGAGAAGCGTAAagcgaggggagaggagacgggttgtTTAGATGACACCGATACCAACACTCTGGGCCTTTCTGCTCAGGACCTGAGAGACCCTGGAGCCATT GTGATGGCGTTTAAAGAAGGAGAGCACCAGGAGAAAGAGGCTCTGCTGAGGCTCCAGCAGGACAACCTGTCTAAACCAGGTgtggagaagaaagagaaagaggtaaagactgagcaggaggacaaggagaacggaggtgggaggtggggggaggacCCCATGGAGCTGGACACAGCTCTCCACTCTGAGAACTGTGGAAAGGGGAACGGGGACAGTAACCACACAACGACAGGCAGTGCCTCTCctccccagtcagtgtgtgtgtgtggccgggCGCCTCGCCCCCCTCTGCTGCGCTGCCACCTGTGTAAAGACTGGTTCCACGGTGGGTGTGTCCCGTTCCCCTCCCTCTTGCTCCCCTCAGCGCCCCCCACCAACCCCCTCTGCTGGTGGGACTGGGACTCACGCTTCCTGTGCCCCCGGTGCCAGCGCTCGCGGCGCCCGCGTCTGGAGACCATCCTGGCCCTGCTGGTGGCGCTCCAGAGGCTGCCCGTCCGTCTGCCAGAGGGAGAGGCTCTGCAGTGTCTCACAGAGAGGGCCATCACCTGGCAGGGGCGCGCCAAGGAGGCACTGGACAGCCCAGAGATACAGGGGGCACTAGAGAAGCTGCAGGAGCTTAAACAGAAGCAGCctcacagggagggagaggaggaggaggatgggaagaAAGGGAACTCTGAGTCGGTGATAGTGCTGTCGGAttctgagggaggggagggagagggagtgatagacCTCACAGAGGAGAACTCTCCCAAGAAGACCCCAAAGAAAGAGATGAACGGTGGCACGCAGGCTGGATGTGAAAACGGCATAAGCCGTTACAATGTAACAG GTGTGGGCTCTCTGCTGCCGCTGGTCCCTTCACTAAAAGGCCCAGTGATCGAGCTGTCCCTGACCACCAGGACCCAGCTAGAGGAGTTGCAGCTGGAGGGAGACCTGCTGGAGGTGTCTCTGGACCAGACCAGCACCATCCACAGGGTCCTCCAGGCTGCTTCAGagccacagagacacacactccaAACACTCATACTG ATTGAGCTCCAGGAGCAGAAAGGGGCGGGTCGTGGGGGGCGGGCCAAGgacaagaggaagaggaagagccaGAGGGGCGACACAGGGGCGGAGGGAGGACCCCGGTCCCAGGACACCTCAGAGTCCAAGAAGACCCGGCCCCTCAACCACATTCCCATCCAGACACACCCCGAG ATCTTATGA
- the LOC118359886 gene encoding lysine-specific demethylase 5C-like isoform X3, protein MAMEGEDFVPPPECPVFEPSWEEFQDPLGYIAKIRPIAEKSGICKIRPPADWQPPFAVEVDSFRFTPRIQRLNELEAETRVKLNYLDRIAKFWEIQGSSLKIPNIERRILDLFSLSKVVIEEGGFDIVSKERRWARVAQKLGYPPGKNIGSLLRSHYERIVYPFEVFHTGASLPQTKPKLYDGEEVHREYKPHSIPLRQSVQPSKTSSYGRRANRLQPDGPEDSAPYPLSTGSQHISTSPDPTEEDIEKNPELKKLQIYGAGPKMMGLGLVPRNKSIPKKELPQTVTVRAAAPAVQVKEQPGEVKEKGGDGSTTTMAPPPSDATIKIEVKKEEEKHEGGAAHDSGDQDSGENGDGPCTKMTMRLRRNLGNPQFVDSFVCRMCGRGDEDEKLLLCDGCDDNYHTFCLLPPLTEAPKGNWRCPKCVAEECKRPAEAFGFEQATREYTLQSFGEMADTFKADYFNMPVHMVPTELVEREFWRLVSSIEEDVTVEYGADIHSKEFGSGFPMNNGMKNLSQEEADYARSGWNLNVMPVLEQSLLCHINADISGMKVPWLYVGMVFSAFCWHIEDHWSYSINYLHWGEPKTWYGVPSVAAEQLEEVMKKLTPELFEFQPDLLHQLVTIMNPNILMAHGVPVVRTNQCAGEFVITFPRAYHSGFNQGYNFAEAVNFCTADWLPAGRSCIEHYRRLRRYCVFSHEELTCKMAACPEKLDLNLAAATHREMFSIVQEERELRKGLLERGITEAEREAFELLPDDERQCDNCKTTCFLSALACSNCTERLVCLYHTQDLCNCPTDKLYLRYRYTLDELLAMLHRLKVRAESFDSWANRVKEALEQEEGNKTGVTDLEVLKAEAAEKKFPDNELLQRLNTTLTDTQHCQQTSTELLNKTLTRRMTLAELKALVEKMENLPCVISQLEDVQAVLRTIEEFQTQAQALVSDRDWRRDAPPPEQLQALLEQGAGLPVDAPECELLKGMQEQSRWLGEVRRTMGPEGSEVTLVVLRSLMEAGCIVPQSVSVETAMAELQELLTIAERWEEKAQICLEQRQKHPLSTLEAIVNEAQLIPVKLPNILSLRGCLSRARAWVTDLEEIQNGEHYPCLDDLEGLVAIGRDLPVRMEELRQLELQVASAHSWRDKASKTFLKKSSQHSLLQVLCPCVEKRKARGEETGCLDDTDTNTLGLSAQDLRDPGAIVMAFKEGEHQEKEALLRLQQDNLSKPGVEKKEKEVKTEQEDKENGGGRWGEDPMELDTALHSENCGKGNGDSNHTTTGSASPPQSVCVCGRAPRPPLLRCHLCKDWFHGGCVPFPSLLLPSAPPTNPLCWWDWDSRFLCPRCQRSRRPRLETILALLVALQRLPVRLPEGEALQCLTERAITWQGRAKEALDSPEIQGALEKLQELKQKQPHREGEEEEDGKKGNSESVIVLSDSEGGEGEGVIDLTEENSPKKTPKKEMNGGTQAGCENGISRYNVTGVGSLLPLVPSLKGPVIELSLTTRTQLEELQLEGDLLEVSLDQTSTIHRVLQAASEPQRHTLQTLILIELQEQKGAGRGGRAKDKRKRKSQRGDTGAEGGPRSQDTSESKKTRPLNHIPIQTHPEIL, encoded by the exons AT GGCGATGGAGGGGGAAGATTTTGTGCCTCCTCCGGAGTGCCCAGTGTTCGAGCCGTCATGGGAGGAGTTTCAGGATCCCCTGGGCTACATTGCCAAGATCCGTCCAATTGCAGAGAAGTCTGGAATCTGCAAGATTCGTCCTCCTGCT GACTGGCAGCCACCCTTTGCTGTGGAGGTGGATAGCTTCCGCTTCACACCCCGTATACAGAGACTCAATGAGCTGGAG GCGGAGACACGAGTCAAGCTAAACTACTTGGACCGGATCGCCAAATTCTGGGAGATCCAGGGATCCTCTCTCAAGATCCCGAACATCGAGAGGCGCATCCTGGACCTCTTCAGCCTGTCCAAG GTTgtgatagaggagggagggtttGATATAGTCAGCAAGGAGAGGCGCTGGGCTCGCGTGGCCCAGAAGCTTGGCTACCCTCCAGGCAAGAACATTGGCTCCCTCCTGCGCTCACACTACGAGAGGATTGTCTACCCCTTTGAGGTGTTCCACACTGGTGCCAGCCTGCCG CAGACTAAGCCAAAGCTATATGATGGAGAGGAGGTGCATAGAGAATACAAGCCCCACTCCATCCCCCTACGCCAGTCTGTCCAGCCCTCCAAGACGAGCAGCTACGGACGCAGAGCCAATCGTCTCCAGCCAGAC GGTCCAGAGGATTCtgccccctaccctctctccactggctctCAACACATCTCTACATCG CCTGATCCCACAGAGGAGGACATAGAGAAGAATCCAGAGCTGAAGAAACTACAGATTTACGGTGCAGGGCCTAAGATGATGGGGCTAGGACTGGTGCCCAGGAATAAGAGCATTCCCAAGAAAG AGCTGCCTCAGACTGTGACTGTCCGGGCTGCAGCTCCTGCTGTCCAGGTCAAGGAGCAGCCAGGGGAGGtcaaagagaaaggaggagatggCAGCACAACCACAATGGCTCCTCCTCCCTCTGATGCCACGATAAAGATTGAGgtgaagaaagaggaagagaaacatGAAGGTGGAGCAGCTCATGACAGCGGGGACCAAGACAGTGGTGAAAACGGTGACGGGCCCTGCACCAAGATGACCATGAGGCTGAGACGTAACCTCGGCAACCCTCAGTTT GTGGATTCGTTTGTGTGCCGGATGTGTGGCCGTGGCGACGAGGATGAGAAGCTCCTGCTGTGTGACGGTTGTGATGACAACTACCACACCTTCTGTCTGCTGCCCCCTCTCACTGAGGCCCCCAAGGGCAACTGGCGCTGTCCAAAATGTGTGGCTGAG GAGTGTAAAAGGCCAGCGGAGGCCTTTGGTTTTGAGCAGGCTACTAGGGAATACACCCTGCAGAGTTTTGGGGAGATGGCCGACACCTTCAAAGCAGACTACTTCAACATGCCTGTCCAT ATGGTTCCAACAGagctggtggagagagagttctgGCGGTTGGTCAGTAGTATAGAGGAGGACGTGACAGTGGAGTATGGAGCCGACATCCACTCTAAAGAGTTTGGCAGTGGATTCCCCATGAACAACGGCATGAAGAACCTCTCACAAGAGGAAGCG GACTATGCCCGGAGCGGCTGGAACCTGAACGTGATGCCAGTTCTGGAGCAGTCCCTGCTGTGCCACATCAACGCAGACATCTCTGGCATGAAGGTGCCCTGGCTCTATGTGGGCATGGTCTTCTCCGCTTTCTGCTGGCACATCGAAGACCACTGGAGCTACTCCATCAACTACCTGCACTG GGGTGAGCCTAAGACGTGGTATGGGGTTCCCTCTGTAGCAGCAGAGCAGTTAGAGGAGGTGATGAAGAAGCTGACCCCAGAGCTGTTTGAGTTCCAGCCTGACCTCCTCCACCAGCTGGTCACTATTATGAACCCCAACATCCTCATGGCTCACGGGGTCCCg GTTGTGCGCACCAACCAATGTGCTGGCGAGTTTGTCATCACTTTCCCCAGAGCCTACCACAGCGGCTTCAATCAGGGATACAACTTTGCTGAAGCTGTAAACTTTTGCACTGCAGACTGG CTGCCCGCAGGCCGCTCCTGTATCGAGCACTACCGTCGTCTGAGACGGTACTGTGTTTTCTCCCACGAGGAGCTGACCTGTAAGATGGCCGCCTGCCCAGAGAAGCTAGACCTCAACCTGGCCGCTGCCACGCACAGAGAGATGTTCAGCATCGTCCAGGAGGAGAGGGAGCTACGCAAGGGCTTGCTGGAGAGG ggCATcacagaggctgagagggaggCGTTTGAGCTGCTACCTGATGATGAGAGGCAGTGTGATAATTGCAAGACCACCTGCTTCCTGTCGGCCCTGGCCTGTTCAAACTGCACTGAACGCCTCGTCTGTCTCTACCACACTCAGGACCTCTGTAACTGCCCCACAGACAAACTCTACCTCAG gtacaggtacacacTGGATGAGCTGCTGGCCATGTTACACCGGCTCAAAGTGCGAGCTGAGTCGTTTGATTCCTGGGCCAACAGAGTGAAAGAGGCTCTGGAGCAGGAAGAGGGCAACAAGACAG GTGTCACGGATCTGGAGGTGCTGAAGGCAGAGGCAGCAGAGAAGAAGTTTCCTGACAACGAGCTGCTCCAGAGACTCAACACTACCCTCACTGACACACAGCACTGTCAGCAGACCAGCACTGAGCTCCTCAACAAGACACTGACCAG GAGGATGACCCTTGCTGAACTCAAGGCtctagtggagaagatggagaacCTGCCCTGTGTGATAAGCCAGCTTGAGGACGTACAG GCGGTCCTGCGTACGATAGAGGAATTCCAGACTCAGGCCCAGGCTCTAGTAAGCGACAGGGACTGGCGGCGAGACGCCCCTCCCCCAGAGCAGCTTCAGGCCCTGTTGGAGCAGGGGGCTGGCTTACCTGTCGATGCCCCTGAGTGTGAGCTCCTGAAGGGGATGCAGGAGCAGAGCCGCTGGCTAGGCGAGGTGCGCCGGACCATGGGTCCCGAGGGGAGTGAGGTGACCCTGGTGGTCCTCAGGAGCCTGATGGAGGCGGGCTGCATCGTGCCCCAGAGCGTCTCTGTGGAAACGGCCATGGCAGAGCTGCAGGAGCTGCTGACGATAGCAGAACGCTGGGAGGAGAAGGCCCAGATCTGTTTGGAGCAACG GCAGAAGCACCCTCTGTCCACCTTGGAGGCCATAGTGAACGAGGCCCAGCTCATCCCAGTCAAGCTGCCCAACATCCTGTCTCTCCGGGGCTGTCTGAGCCGGGCCAGGGCCTGGGTCACTGACCTGGAGGAGATCCAG aatGGGGAGCACTACCCGTGTCTGGATGACCTGGAGGGCCTGGTGGCGATAGGGAGAGACCTGCCAGTCAGGATGGAGGAGCTGAGGCAGCTGGAGCTGCAGGTAGCCAGCGCCCACTCCTGGAGAGACAAGGCCTCCAAGACCTTCCTGAAGAAGAGCAGCCAGCACAGCCTGCTACAG GTGTTGTGTCCGTGCGTGGAGAAGCGTAAagcgaggggagaggagacgggttgtTTAGATGACACCGATACCAACACTCTGGGCCTTTCTGCTCAGGACCTGAGAGACCCTGGAGCCATT GTGATGGCGTTTAAAGAAGGAGAGCACCAGGAGAAAGAGGCTCTGCTGAGGCTCCAGCAGGACAACCTGTCTAAACCAGGTgtggagaagaaagagaaagaggtaaagactgagcaggaggacaaggagaacggaggtgggaggtggggggaggacCCCATGGAGCTGGACACAGCTCTCCACTCTGAGAACTGTGGAAAGGGGAACGGGGACAGTAACCACACAACGACAGGCAGTGCCTCTCctccccagtcagtgtgtgtgtgtggccgggCGCCTCGCCCCCCTCTGCTGCGCTGCCACCTGTGTAAAGACTGGTTCCACGGTGGGTGTGTCCCGTTCCCCTCCCTCTTGCTCCCCTCAGCGCCCCCCACCAACCCCCTCTGCTGGTGGGACTGGGACTCACGCTTCCTGTGCCCCCGGTGCCAGCGCTCGCGGCGCCCGCGTCTGGAGACCATCCTGGCCCTGCTGGTGGCGCTCCAGAGGCTGCCCGTCCGTCTGCCAGAGGGAGAGGCTCTGCAGTGTCTCACAGAGAGGGCCATCACCTGGCAGGGGCGCGCCAAGGAGGCACTGGACAGCCCAGAGATACAGGGGGCACTAGAGAAGCTGCAGGAGCTTAAACAGAAGCAGCctcacagggagggagaggaggaggaggatgggaagaAAGGGAACTCTGAGTCGGTGATAGTGCTGTCGGAttctgagggaggggagggagagggagtgatagacCTCACAGAGGAGAACTCTCCCAAGAAGACCCCAAAGAAAGAGATGAACGGTGGCACGCAGGCTGGATGTGAAAACGGCATAAGCCGTTACAATGTAACAG GTGTGGGCTCTCTGCTGCCGCTGGTCCCTTCACTAAAAGGCCCAGTGATCGAGCTGTCCCTGACCACCAGGACCCAGCTAGAGGAGTTGCAGCTGGAGGGAGACCTGCTGGAGGTGTCTCTGGACCAGACCAGCACCATCCACAGGGTCCTCCAGGCTGCTTCAGagccacagagacacacactccaAACACTCATACTG ATTGAGCTCCAGGAGCAGAAAGGGGCGGGTCGTGGGGGGCGGGCCAAGgacaagaggaagaggaagagccaGAGGGGCGACACAGGGGCGGAGGGAGGACCCCGGTCCCAGGACACCTCAGAGTCCAAGAAGACCCGGCCCCTCAACCACATTCCCATCCAGACACACCCCGAG ATCTTATGA